AATTAAAGCAAAATTTTATAAATACATAGTTTAAATGTGAAAGCTAAAAGAACTTATCATAAAAAAATCATTAGAGAAACTATTTTGCAAATACCCAAAAAGATATTTGCAAAATGTCTTAGTCATCAAATTTTTGACCCAAAAATCTTCCGTTCATATCAAAATAAAGCTCCATTCTATTATTGAGTTTAATCTCATATCCATAAGCTTCTAAATCAATATCCACAACAAAGCTTCCAGGATAAAGCTTTTGAATTTGATCGTTTATATTTTGAGGCAAACCATAATGAGAAGGCATTGGATAAGGCTGTGCAGGATAAGGTGCTATTGGTTGAGGAGCTGGAGCTTGATTTACAGCGGTTTGATTTGCAAAAAGACTTAAACTTGCAAGTATGAGACTTGAGATGATAATTTTGGTTTTCATGATTTTCTCCTTAAAAAATATTTGATCAAAGTGTAATACATTTGTGTGAAGTGAGAGTGAAATTTAAAAAGGAGAAAAATTTATAAAATAAGGCTTTATTTTTTCAAAAAATACACTATGAAATTTTGATAAAGAGGCATATCAAGCCTCTTCTTTTGCAAAATTTAGAGCTTAAACTCGCGTCCCATAGCCTCTATCATAACCCTAGCCTTACAATCAGCACAGCAATAAAGCGTTAAAATTTTGCTCTCATCGCCTGCAAATCTTGGCTTCATAAGGTTTGCGATCTTTTCTACTGCTTTTTTTGTCGCAAATTCTTTTCCACATTTTACGCAAGCAAAAAGCTCATCTTTTGCCATAGCTTTAAACTCAAAATACGAGCTTTCAAGCTCAAAACCGCTTCTTTCAAGCTTTAGCGTATCTTTTTCAGCACAACTTTGCTCGCAGTATCCACAGGTGGTGCAAAGGCTTGGATTAAATTTCAAAGCATTTTCCTTAGTATCTGCGATGAGAGCGCCGACATTACAAGCACCTACACAGGAAAGACAAAGCGTGCAAGTATCAGCATTTATCTTTACTTGTCCATATCTTAGCCAGTTTTTACTCTCAATAACACCTAAATTTTCATCTTTGATCAGGGCTTTTAATCTATGAGCAAAGCTTTCTCTTGTCGTTTGTGCGTTGTTGTGATAATCAAAGCAAAGATTTTCTATAAATTCAAGCTTTTCAAGACAGGCTTCAAGCTCTTTTTCATCTTGGGCTAAAAAAATAGCCTTTTTGTTAAATTTTCTTTCAAAAACAGCATTTAAAAAGTCTATATTTTCACTCAAACCCTCACTCAAAGTGCCTGTGTAAAAGGCGATATTTGCTCCGCTACTTTGCAAAAGTGTTAAAAGATGCAAAGGCGTAAGAAAGGCATTTGCTTCTATCATCAAGGGCAAAGTATCTTGTGGGAGGCTGATATTTAGGCTTTCTAAGGATTTATCTTTAGAAACAAGCAAAATCTTTTGCCCCTCATAAAATTTACAAAGCTTTAAAAAACTCTGCCTTGACATAGGCGCGTAATCAAGCGAGCCACTGGGACAAATTCCCACACAAGCACCACAATCCACACAATCAATCTGCGAAAACTCCAAATGTTTATTTTCATCATCTTTTAAAATCGCCGTTGTAGGACAAATTTCTACGCATTTTGCACAGTGTTCGCTGCGTCTTTCGTGGTATTGACAGGTTTTTGATTCGTAAGTAAAAAAGGTTTTGTAGCTGTATCTTGGACTTAAGGTTTTTAAAAAGGCTAAAAGTTCGTTTTGATCCTTGAAATTTGCAAGATCATAACAGCCACTTTGCCTTGTAAAATCACTTCTTGGCGTGCCTTCAAAGAGCAAAATATCAAAGTCAAGTTCAAGCTCTTCAGCCCCACTTCTTACCACAGCACAAAGCTCGCCTATACTTCCATAAACGCTAATTAACTCTTCATAGCTAAGTCTAATGATCTTAAAACCTTGTTCTTTTAAAAAGCTTGTTAAATTCTCATTTTGGGGCGTATTTTGCTCGCTAGCTATGATGAGATTTGCACCCACACTTTTACTTTGCTCCAAATCAAGTCCCAAATCATAAACCAAAGCCCTTGCCTCATAGAGCTTGGAAACATTTTTACTTTGTTTTAAAATCTCATCTTTGGAGTTTTTAAGATAAAAATTGATCTCTGGAGCGTAAATTTGGGCTTTTTGGCTTTTTTCGTTGCTGATTAAAACCTCTTCTTCATTAGCTTGCTCGAATATGGTTATCTCATCGCCCAAAGGAATCAACAAATCATTCTTCACATAAACAAAATCTTGCATTTTTTATCCTTAAATTCAGCTTTTTAAAAATATTTTTATCGAATTTTATTTAAAATAAACAAAATATTTCCTTAAGGCTTAAGATGAACAAAATGAGAACCTTTCCACAAATTCAAAGCTTGATCGAGGATTCTAGTTTAAAGGACTATCCTTTTTATCTTAGGGCACATTTTTGTAAAAAAATTGTCGCTAGGTGCAAAAAAGACTTTGCAAATGAAGACATTGACAAAAATGAGCTTTTAAAGCAGATAAAACAAGGTATTGAAGAGTTTTACCGCAAGGATTTGCAAAGTGTGATTAATGCAAGTGGGGTGATTATTCATACAAATTTGGGCAGAAGCGTGATAGATGAGCAAATTTATGAGGCTTGCAAGGATAAAATTTGTTCATATTCAAATTTAGAATTTGATCTTGAAAAGGGTGTTAGAGGCGAACGTTATGGCGTGGTGCTTGAAAAGCTTAAAATGCTTTTTGAGTGTGAGGACGCTTTAGTGGTAAATAACAACGCTGCGGCTGTTTTTTTAGTGCTAAATTCTCTTGCTTTTGGGAGTGAGGTGATCGCTTCAAGAGGCGAGCTTGTGGAAATTGGCGGAAGTTTTAGGATACCTGAGGTGATGAGGGCTGCTGGGGTAAAACTTGTCGAGGTTGGAACGAGCAATAAGACAAATTTAAAAGACTATGAAGAAGCTATAAGCGAAAATACCAGCTTGCTTTTAAAAACGCATAAGTCAAATTTCGCTCTCATCGGCTTTCAAAGCGAAGTGAGCATAAAAGAGCTTCAGGGCTTAGCTGGGCAAAAAAAGCTCATAAATTACTATGATCTTG
The nucleotide sequence above comes from Campylobacter sp. MIT 99-7217. Encoded proteins:
- a CDS encoding PepSY-like domain-containing protein, with amino-acid sequence MKTKIIISSLILASLSLFANQTAVNQAPAPQPIAPYPAQPYPMPSHYGLPQNINDQIQKLYPGSFVVDIDLEAYGYEIKLNNRMELYFDMNGRFLGQKFDD
- a CDS encoding 4Fe-4S dicluster domain-containing protein; translation: MQDFVYVKNDLLIPLGDEITIFEQANEEEVLISNEKSQKAQIYAPEINFYLKNSKDEILKQSKNVSKLYEARALVYDLGLDLEQSKSVGANLIIASEQNTPQNENLTSFLKEQGFKIIRLSYEELISVYGSIGELCAVVRSGAEELELDFDILLFEGTPRSDFTRQSGCYDLANFKDQNELLAFLKTLSPRYSYKTFFTYESKTCQYHERRSEHCAKCVEICPTTAILKDDENKHLEFSQIDCVDCGACVGICPSGSLDYAPMSRQSFLKLCKFYEGQKILLVSKDKSLESLNISLPQDTLPLMIEANAFLTPLHLLTLLQSSGANIAFYTGTLSEGLSENIDFLNAVFERKFNKKAIFLAQDEKELEACLEKLEFIENLCFDYHNNAQTTRESFAHRLKALIKDENLGVIESKNWLRYGQVKINADTCTLCLSCVGACNVGALIADTKENALKFNPSLCTTCGYCEQSCAEKDTLKLERSGFELESSYFEFKAMAKDELFACVKCGKEFATKKAVEKIANLMKPRFAGDESKILTLYCCADCKARVMIEAMGREFKL
- the selA gene encoding L-seryl-tRNA(Sec) selenium transferase produces the protein MNKMRTFPQIQSLIEDSSLKDYPFYLRAHFCKKIVARCKKDFANEDIDKNELLKQIKQGIEEFYRKDLQSVINASGVIIHTNLGRSVIDEQIYEACKDKICSYSNLEFDLEKGVRGERYGVVLEKLKMLFECEDALVVNNNAAAVFLVLNSLAFGSEVIASRGELVEIGGSFRIPEVMRAAGVKLVEVGTSNKTNLKDYEEAISENTSLLLKTHKSNFALIGFQSEVSIKELQGLAGQKKLINYYDLGSGWCENLNANLAKNEPQIKKLVKECDILSFSADKLFGSVQAGIILGKKELIARLKKNQLLRMLRVDKLTLAFLEESLKAYLLKEYEKIVTLKLLNESVETLEQRALRVQKSIQMKSELKYSKALVGGGSMPDKSLKSVVLAFEGNALFNQAKFRAKNIIGRIENESFVLDFRSIQENELERLIKMIRELEK